One window from the genome of Saprospiraceae bacterium encodes:
- the aroE gene encoding shikimate dehydrogenase (AroE; catalyzes the conversion of shikimate to 3-dehydroshikimate) produces MPQFGLLGKSLQHSFSKSYFEEKWLQEGLSNHEYRLFEWDPGKDLKAFFESNSQLQGLNVTVPYKSMVIPYLDELTPEAQLIGAVNCIKHSQDRWIGHNTDSLAFMNSLASWLPPGFNALALVCGTGGASKAVQQALNCLEIGFSCVSSSGKGISYGHLQELWDPDWKLIINTTPLGMYPDLDSKPEIPYQKLDSSFLLYDLVYNPEKSLFLRLGANQGARVKNGLEMLHLQADLSWQFWNQ; encoded by the coding sequence ATGCCACAATTTGGACTTCTTGGCAAATCCCTTCAACACTCCTTTTCAAAATCTTATTTTGAAGAAAAATGGTTGCAGGAAGGCTTGTCAAATCACGAATACAGATTATTTGAATGGGATCCCGGCAAGGATTTAAAAGCATTTTTTGAAAGCAACAGTCAATTGCAAGGACTTAATGTGACTGTACCCTACAAATCAATGGTCATTCCCTATTTGGATGAATTGACACCAGAAGCCCAACTCATAGGAGCTGTAAATTGTATCAAACATAGTCAAGACCGCTGGATCGGGCACAATACCGATAGTTTGGCGTTTATGAATAGTTTGGCTTCCTGGTTACCACCTGGCTTTAACGCACTGGCTCTCGTGTGTGGCACAGGAGGCGCCTCTAAAGCCGTCCAGCAAGCCTTAAATTGCCTTGAAATCGGTTTTAGCTGTGTTTCTTCCTCTGGAAAGGGGATTTCTTATGGCCATTTGCAAGAATTATGGGATCCAGATTGGAAATTAATTATAAACACAACACCCCTGGGTATGTACCCGGATCTGGATTCAAAACCTGAAATACCTTACCAAAAACTGGATTCTTCTTTCCTTTTATATGATTTGGTTTATAATCCTGAAAAATCCCTATTTTTGAGGCTTGGAGCCAACCAAGGCGCCCGGGTCAAAAACGGTCTGGAAATGTTACATTTACAAGCGGATTTATCCTGGCAATTCTGGAACCAATAA
- a CDS encoding proline dehydrogenase family protein yields the protein MNNPSLVRIGSFFGKLAAKVPFHLMDPLIRETIFNQFCGGTNLLECQRVVDRLYHKKTMTILDYGVEGREHDEDFQNTLEVNLKALEFAFSNPNIPVISTKLTGYIPIAVLERIHAKESLSAFDQRAWERLEERFVILCKKAAELGVGIFIDAEESWIQDPIDQLVDKYMPVFNKEKPIIYNTFQMYRKGRLDYLKSSFEAAQNGNYIFGAKIVRGAYMEKERKRAKEKGYEDPITADKLVTDSQYDDSIRFCVQFPEQISLCNSTHNWNSCLLQTELMAQAGIPNDHPHLNFCQLLGMSDNITFNLAAKGYIVAKYVPYGPIKDVVPYLVRRAEENTSITGDMSRELKLLNEEMMRRGLKNA from the coding sequence ATGAATAACCCAAGTTTGGTACGCATCGGTTCGTTTTTTGGAAAACTGGCCGCAAAAGTTCCTTTTCATTTAATGGATCCCCTCATTAGGGAAACCATCTTTAATCAATTTTGCGGTGGCACCAATTTATTGGAATGCCAACGGGTCGTAGATCGACTTTATCACAAAAAAACCATGACCATATTGGATTATGGGGTAGAAGGCCGCGAACACGATGAAGATTTTCAAAATACGCTGGAAGTCAATTTGAAAGCACTCGAATTTGCTTTTAGCAACCCAAACATCCCGGTCATCAGTACCAAACTTACCGGCTACATTCCAATCGCTGTTTTAGAAAGAATCCATGCCAAAGAAAGTTTATCTGCATTTGACCAGCGTGCCTGGGAACGCCTGGAAGAGCGATTTGTAATCCTTTGTAAAAAAGCAGCTGAATTAGGAGTCGGAATTTTTATAGATGCAGAGGAATCCTGGATCCAGGACCCGATCGACCAATTAGTAGATAAGTACATGCCGGTTTTTAATAAAGAAAAACCAATTATCTACAATACCTTTCAAATGTATCGCAAAGGTCGATTGGATTATTTAAAATCAAGTTTTGAAGCTGCTCAGAATGGAAATTACATTTTTGGTGCAAAAATTGTACGAGGTGCCTATATGGAGAAAGAGCGGAAACGCGCCAAGGAAAAAGGATATGAAGATCCGATCACGGCAGACAAGCTGGTAACTGATTCACAATACGATGATTCCATTCGGTTTTGTGTTCAATTTCCAGAGCAAATCAGCTTGTGCAATTCAACCCATAATTGGAATAGCTGTTTATTGCAAACGGAACTCATGGCTCAAGCCGGAATTCCAAATGATCATCCGCATTTAAACTTTTGCCAGTTGTTAGGTATGAGTGATAACATCACGTTTAATTTGGCTGCCAAAGGATACATTGTTGCAAAATATGTACCTTATGGTCCAATTAAAGATGTGGTTCCCTATCTCGTGCGGCGTGCTGAAGAAAATACCAGTATCACAGGCGACATGAGTCGGGAATTGAAATTATTGAATGAGGAAATGATGCGCCGCGGATTAAAAAATGCTTAA